TGGTGTCGATTTTGTAAAAATTGGGGAACAAAAGGATTTCAAAATACCAAATGATGGAGAGCAATTGATTTCTTTAAATGTTAGCGGGTCTGCCCGATTCCTTAAAGTGATCGCTTCGAACTATGGCCCTATTCCCAAAGGAAATGCTGGTGAAGGAAGCCCTGCTTGGTTGTTTGTTAATGAAGTTATTGTAGAATAATATTAAGCTTAAGAAAAATAATATAAATGAAACTTATTCGATTTGGAGAAGCCGGTAAGGAGAAAACCGGAGTGTTTATCAATGATAAATATTACGATACGTCTGCTTTTGGAGAAGATTACAATGAACAGTTTTTTGAAACTGATGGCGTAAATAGATTAGCTGAGTTTATTAAGTTAAATGATGGTAATTTACCTGTTATTGGCGCTAATGAACGATTGGGATCGCCAATTGGACGTCCTTCAAAAATTGTTTGTATCGGTTTAAACTATGTAGATCATGCTAAAGAAACTGGTGCAACTCCGCCTAAAGAACCTGTGGTGTTTATGAAATCAACAACTGCCTTATGCGGACCGTTTGATAATATAATGATTCCTAAAAATTCAGTGAAAACAGATTGGGAAGTTGAGTTAGCAATTGTAATTGGAAAAAAAGCCAGTTATGTAGATGAAGCAGATGCAATGGATTACGTTGCAGGATATTGTTTACATAATGATGTGAGTGAGCGTGAGTTTCAAATTGAAAGGGGAGGTACCTGGGATAAAGGAAAGGGCTGCGATACTTTTGCTCCTTTGGGGCCATGGATGGTTACTAAAGATGAAGTTAGCGATCCACACAAATTAAGCTTATGGTTAAAGGTAAATGGAAAAATGATGCAGAATGGAACGACTGCTAATTTTATTTTCAATATACCTTCGGTGATCTCCTATGTTAGCCAATTTATGACTTTGTTGCCTGGTGATGTAATTTCAACTGGGACACCGGCAGGTGTTGGACTTGGATTCAATCCTCCTGTTTATTTAAATCCCGGAGATGTAGTTGAATTAGGAATAGATGGCTTGGGCACTTCAAAACAAGAAGTGGTTGCTTTTTCTAATTAACAGCAATTTAAATCTCAACTCATGATTATCGACTCCCATCAACACTTTTGGAAATATAATACTAAAAATCATGCTTGGATAACAGATGAAATGTCTGTTATTAAGCGTGATTTTATGCCTGACGATTTGATTCCACTGCTAGCTGCTAATATGATTGACGGCTGTGTGGCTGTTCAAGCAGATCAGACAGAAGATGAAACACATTTTTTGTTGAATCTAGCCGAAGAACATAAGTTTATTAAAGGGGTAGTAGGCTGGGTTGATTTTCGATCTGAGGATATTGATGCGCGTTTGGAGTATTTCTCCAACTTTAAAAAGCTAAAAGGTTTTAGACATATAGTTCAGGCAGAACCACAGGAGGATTTTTTGCTTGGTAAAGCTTTTTGCAATGGAATAGGTTCACTTAAGAAATATAGGTTTACATATGATCTTTTAGTGTTCCCGAAGCAATTGCCTTATGTTTTAAGTTTTGTCAAACTGTATCCAGACCAGTTATTTGTGGTTGACCATTTAGCAAAACCCTATATAAAATCAGGAAAGATTGATGAGTGGAGGAAAGATATTATAGCGCTTGCCCAGTTTTCCAATGTGCATTGCAAATTATCAGGTATGGTAACTGAAGCAAATTGGAGCAACTGGAAGACCATTGATTTTAAACCTTATGTTGATGTGGTACTTGAAAGTTTTGGAATAGATAGGGTTATGTTTGGAAGCGACTGGCCAGTGAGTTTACTAGCTGCTTCTTATGATCAATGTTATGAGTTACTTCATAATTTAACACATCATTTGTCTTCGAATGAAAAAGATAAATTATGGGGTACTAATGCAACTCAATTTTATAACTTATTACCTTAAGAATGG
Above is a window of Solitalea lacus DNA encoding:
- a CDS encoding fumarylacetoacetate hydrolase family protein, coding for MKLIRFGEAGKEKTGVFINDKYYDTSAFGEDYNEQFFETDGVNRLAEFIKLNDGNLPVIGANERLGSPIGRPSKIVCIGLNYVDHAKETGATPPKEPVVFMKSTTALCGPFDNIMIPKNSVKTDWEVELAIVIGKKASYVDEADAMDYVAGYCLHNDVSEREFQIERGGTWDKGKGCDTFAPLGPWMVTKDEVSDPHKLSLWLKVNGKMMQNGTTANFIFNIPSVISYVSQFMTLLPGDVISTGTPAGVGLGFNPPVYLNPGDVVELGIDGLGTSKQEVVAFSN
- a CDS encoding amidohydrolase family protein, with the translated sequence MIIDSHQHFWKYNTKNHAWITDEMSVIKRDFMPDDLIPLLAANMIDGCVAVQADQTEDETHFLLNLAEEHKFIKGVVGWVDFRSEDIDARLEYFSNFKKLKGFRHIVQAEPQEDFLLGKAFCNGIGSLKKYRFTYDLLVFPKQLPYVLSFVKLYPDQLFVVDHLAKPYIKSGKIDEWRKDIIALAQFSNVHCKLSGMVTEANWSNWKTIDFKPYVDVVLESFGIDRVMFGSDWPVSLLAASYDQCYELLHNLTHHLSSNEKDKLWGTNATQFYNLLP